The following are encoded in a window of Thermoanaerobacter ethanolicus JW 200 genomic DNA:
- a CDS encoding long-chain-fatty-acid--CoA ligase produces the protein MKIHELHKNAKVPDDHVAIKFKDRIYSYGEVDSLIDKYASFFQSIGVKKGDRVALSFPNCPEYIFSFMGASKAGAIVVPLNMMLTLEEIAYIIMESGANTLVVHPVIAQKVDKSQLGRLNLKNVVVLDENTINAILKMGPSQHVEIEPDEVCTYIYTSGTTGKPKGAMLTHNNFIADVKALDDVSDLGPEDNFLCVLPLFHSFSWTVNILLGFYLGSAITIKESFMPKDTLETLTKEDVTVFCGVPSMFAVLMRMAEKGQFKALRLAISGGAPLAPEIQRGFEEKFNFPLVEGYGLSEAAPVALLNPLEPDAIRKPGSVGLPLPCVEAKIVDENDNELPVGEVGELVLRGPNIMVGYHNMPEETAQTLRGGWLHTGDLAKKDEDGYFYIVDRLKDMIILGGFNVYPREVEDALLEHPDVLEAAVIGVGDTLKGEEVKAFVVLKEGAKADKKDLQNFLKYKLASYKIPKIFEFVPELPKNAAGKIQKKLLK, from the coding sequence ATGAAAATTCATGAACTTCACAAAAACGCAAAAGTGCCTGACGATCATGTTGCAATAAAGTTTAAAGATAGAATCTATAGTTACGGAGAAGTTGACTCTCTCATAGATAAGTACGCTTCTTTCTTTCAATCAATAGGTGTAAAAAAAGGTGATAGAGTAGCATTGAGTTTTCCCAATTGCCCTGAATATATTTTTTCTTTTATGGGAGCATCTAAAGCAGGAGCAATTGTTGTACCACTTAACATGATGCTTACTCTTGAAGAAATAGCTTATATAATCATGGAATCAGGAGCTAATACTTTGGTAGTTCATCCTGTAATAGCACAAAAAGTTGATAAATCTCAATTAGGAAGATTGAATCTTAAAAATGTGGTCGTTTTAGATGAAAATACAATTAATGCAATTTTAAAAATGGGTCCTTCTCAACATGTTGAAATAGAACCAGACGAAGTATGTACGTATATATATACCTCTGGAACGACAGGGAAACCTAAAGGTGCAATGCTTACTCACAATAACTTCATTGCTGATGTAAAAGCATTAGACGATGTATCTGACTTAGGACCAGAGGATAACTTTTTGTGTGTATTGCCTTTGTTTCACAGCTTTTCTTGGACAGTCAACATACTTCTTGGATTTTATTTAGGTTCTGCTATTACAATAAAAGAAAGTTTTATGCCAAAAGACACATTGGAGACACTGACAAAAGAAGATGTAACTGTATTTTGCGGAGTGCCTTCGATGTTTGCAGTCCTTATGAGAATGGCAGAAAAGGGACAATTTAAAGCTTTAAGGTTAGCTATATCAGGTGGAGCTCCATTAGCCCCTGAGATACAAAGAGGATTTGAGGAAAAATTCAATTTTCCTCTTGTAGAAGGCTATGGTTTAAGTGAGGCAGCTCCTGTTGCACTTTTAAATCCTTTAGAGCCTGATGCAATAAGAAAGCCAGGGTCTGTGGGATTGCCACTTCCTTGTGTTGAAGCAAAGATAGTGGACGAAAATGACAATGAACTTCCTGTGGGAGAAGTAGGGGAGCTTGTTTTAAGAGGACCTAATATAATGGTTGGCTATCACAACATGCCAGAAGAAACTGCCCAGACTTTAAGAGGTGGTTGGCTCCACACGGGCGACCTTGCCAAAAAAGATGAAGACGGATATTTTTACATTGTAGACAGACTAAAAGACATGATAATATTAGGTGGGTTTAATGTATATCCGAGGGAAGTAGAAGATGCCTTGTTAGAACATCCAGATGTTTTAGAAGCTGCTGTGATAGGAGTGGGTGATACATTGAAAGGAGAAGAAGTCAAAGCTTTTGTGGTGCTAAAGGAAGGAGCGAAAGCTGACAAAAAAGATCTTCAAAACTTTTTAAAGTATAAAT
- a CDS encoding ROK family protein, giving the protein MRIGVDLGGTNIAVGLVDEEGRIVATGSRPTKPERGYEAVAKDIADIAIELIKRSNLSGSDIKSMGIGVPGVADSERGIVIRAVNLFWTKVPLAKEIRKYIDLPIYMDNDANVAALAEAAYGAGKGSKSSVTITLGTGVGSGFILDGKIYNGAHHFAPELGHIVIGDNGIRCNCGKIGCLETYASATALIREGKKAVEKNPNSLILKFANGDINSITAKNVIDAAKQYDEQAMRIFNDYVKYLAIGIVNVINMFDPEVIILGGGVANAGDFLIKPLKKEVAENILFKDLPYADIRKAELGNDAGIIGAAILS; this is encoded by the coding sequence ATGAGAATTGGTGTTGACCTTGGAGGCACTAATATTGCTGTTGGATTGGTGGATGAAGAGGGACGTATAGTAGCTACAGGTAGCAGGCCGACAAAACCGGAAAGGGGTTATGAAGCAGTTGCCAAAGACATAGCGGATATAGCTATAGAACTTATTAAGAGGAGTAATCTAAGTGGAAGTGATATTAAGTCAATGGGAATAGGAGTCCCGGGTGTAGCAGATAGCGAAAGAGGCATAGTAATACGAGCGGTGAATCTCTTTTGGACAAAAGTTCCTCTTGCAAAAGAAATAAGAAAATACATTGATTTGCCAATATATATGGACAATGATGCTAATGTAGCAGCTTTGGCAGAAGCAGCATATGGGGCTGGCAAAGGTTCTAAGTCCTCAGTGACAATTACCTTAGGAACAGGAGTAGGTTCTGGTTTTATCCTTGATGGTAAAATATACAATGGTGCACATCATTTTGCACCTGAGCTTGGACACATAGTGATAGGAGACAATGGTATAAGATGTAACTGTGGTAAAATTGGATGTTTAGAGACATATGCTTCAGCAACTGCTTTAATAAGAGAAGGGAAAAAGGCAGTAGAGAAGAATCCCAATTCTCTTATTTTAAAATTTGCAAATGGAGATATAAACAGCATAACGGCTAAAAATGTAATTGACGCGGCGAAGCAGTACGATGAGCAAGCAATGCGAATTTTCAATGACTACGTCAAATACTTAGCTATTGGGATTGTAAATGTGATAAACATGTTTGACCCTGAAGTGATAATATTGGGTGGCGGAGTTGCAAATGCAGGGGATTTTCTCATAAAACCTCTTAAAAAAGAAGTGGCAGAGAATATTTTATTCAAAGACTTACCGTATGCTGACATAAGAAAAGCAGAGCTTGGAAATGATGCAGGGATCATCGGTGCTGCCATATTAAGTTAA
- a CDS encoding phosphatase: MKLVLDTHTHTISSGHAYSTITENAREAYKKGLQLICMTDHGPKMPGAAHLWYFGNLKVLPEKIEGVEILKGVEANIMDEEGNLDLPEGILKKLDIVIASLHDVCFEPSDDIERNTKAIINAIKNPYVDIIGHPGNPIYPIDIEKVLMAAKEYGKFIEINNSSFVSSRKGSEENCFLIAKKAKEMGVKIAVGSDAHVSFDVGRFEEALKVIKNAGITEDLVLNTDAGKIKEYLKEKKRKIGGEEE, encoded by the coding sequence TTGAAGTTAGTTTTGGACACTCATACTCACACAATTTCCAGCGGTCACGCTTACAGCACTATTACAGAAAACGCAAGAGAGGCTTATAAAAAAGGGCTTCAACTTATATGTATGACAGACCACGGGCCTAAAATGCCAGGAGCTGCTCACCTTTGGTATTTTGGAAATTTAAAAGTGTTACCTGAAAAAATAGAGGGGGTGGAGATATTAAAAGGGGTGGAAGCTAATATAATGGATGAAGAAGGAAATTTGGACTTACCAGAAGGAATACTTAAAAAACTAGATATAGTGATTGCCAGTTTGCATGACGTGTGTTTTGAACCAAGTGACGATATAGAAAGAAACACAAAAGCTATTATAAATGCTATAAAAAACCCTTATGTAGATATAATAGGACATCCTGGGAATCCCATCTATCCAATAGATATTGAAAAAGTTTTAATGGCTGCTAAAGAATATGGCAAATTTATTGAAATAAACAACAGCTCCTTTGTAAGTTCAAGAAAGGGCAGTGAAGAAAATTGTTTTCTCATTGCTAAAAAAGCGAAAGAAATGGGAGTAAAAATTGCTGTAGGAAGCGATGCCCATGTAAGCTTTGATGTAGGAAGGTTTGAGGAAGCTCTCAAAGTTATTAAAAATGCCGGTATAACTGAGGATTTAGTGCTTAATACTGATGCTGGAAAAATAAAAGAATATCTTAAAGAGAAAAAACGGAAAATTGGAGGAGAGGAAGAATGA
- the hprK gene encoding HPr(Ser) kinase/phosphatase, whose amino-acid sequence MDKIPVETLIKDLNLEVIVEAKNNKIDITTSDVNRPGLQFSGFYEHFAYERVQIIGKVETTFIEQLPDGVLAERADRFFNYPIPCLIVTRDLNIRQELIDAAQKYDRYLLRTKEASTKFINRLINYLDEKLAPQITIHGDLVDVYGIGVLLLGESGIGKSETALELIKRGHRLVADDAVEISKISEDKLQGSSPEIIRHFIEIRGIGILDIKTLYGVGSVRNTMSIDLVIQLEEWDEDKYYDRLGLEDEYIKFLDVKVPKLTIPVRPGRNLAIIVEVAAMNHRQKQMGYNAAHELNKKLLKQIGN is encoded by the coding sequence GTGGATAAGATTCCTGTTGAAACTTTGATAAAGGATTTGAATTTAGAAGTCATTGTTGAAGCCAAAAATAATAAAATAGATATAACTACAAGTGATGTAAATAGGCCGGGCTTACAATTTTCCGGCTTTTATGAGCATTTTGCTTATGAAAGAGTGCAAATAATAGGAAAAGTCGAGACAACTTTTATAGAACAGCTGCCAGATGGCGTATTAGCTGAAAGAGCAGACAGATTTTTTAATTACCCTATTCCCTGTCTTATTGTAACGAGAGATTTAAATATTCGTCAAGAGCTTATAGATGCTGCGCAAAAGTACGATAGATATCTTTTGAGGACAAAAGAAGCTTCTACCAAGTTTATAAATAGATTAATTAATTACCTTGATGAAAAGTTAGCACCACAAATTACTATTCACGGAGACCTTGTAGATGTGTATGGTATAGGTGTTCTTTTATTAGGAGAAAGTGGCATAGGTAAAAGTGAAACAGCATTAGAGCTAATCAAAAGGGGACACAGGTTAGTTGCTGATGATGCAGTGGAGATTAGCAAGATAAGTGAGGACAAGCTTCAAGGGAGTTCACCGGAGATAATAAGGCATTTTATTGAGATAAGGGGTATTGGCATACTTGACATAAAGACATTGTATGGTGTAGGGTCTGTTAGAAATACAATGAGCATAGATTTAGTCATTCAATTGGAGGAATGGGATGAAGATAAATATTATGACAGATTAGGATTAGAAGATGAATATATTAAATTTTTAGATGTCAAAGTTCCAAAGCTTACTATACCTGTAAGGCCAGGAAGAAATCTCGCGATAATAGTAGAAGTAGCGGCGATGAACCACAGGCAAAAACAGATGGGGTACAACGCTGCCCATGAGCTTAACAAAAAATTATTAAAACAAATAGGGAATTAA
- a CDS encoding biotin--[acetyl-CoA-carboxylase] ligase — protein MLRQRLLRLLKENKGEYISGQKLSEQLNVSRTAIWKHINELKNEGYQIEAHRKMGYILLSEPDLLTYEEVSPYLSTNFLGKYYMHKLVIDSTNNFAKEIASNVPDGTVIIAEEQTAGRGRLGRSWISQKGCGIWMSIILKPNIQPKEAINLTQLAAISVVKAIEEVFHVESKIKWPNDIILNNKKVCGILTEMSSEIDKINYVIIGIGVNVNCDNFPEELKGKATSLYLETNSKVDRKKLTASILNNLEFYYNAYLQKGFEYIRPICIEKSITIGRQIKVIANEGEIEGKAVTIDNNGSLVVETKEGKRLSIMSGDVSVRGLLDYV, from the coding sequence ATGTTAAGGCAAAGACTTCTTAGACTTTTAAAAGAAAACAAAGGGGAATATATCTCTGGGCAAAAACTTTCTGAACAACTCAACGTTTCAAGAACTGCTATATGGAAACATATAAATGAATTAAAAAATGAAGGATACCAAATAGAAGCCCATCGCAAAATGGGGTATATATTGCTTTCTGAACCTGATTTGTTAACTTATGAAGAAGTATCACCTTATCTCTCTACAAATTTCTTGGGAAAATATTACATGCATAAATTAGTTATTGATTCCACAAACAACTTTGCCAAAGAAATCGCATCAAACGTTCCTGATGGTACAGTAATTATTGCCGAAGAGCAGACAGCAGGAAGAGGACGATTAGGAAGAAGTTGGATATCTCAAAAAGGCTGTGGCATCTGGATGTCTATCATTTTAAAACCAAATATACAGCCGAAAGAGGCAATTAATCTCACACAATTAGCGGCAATTTCTGTAGTTAAAGCTATTGAAGAAGTATTTCACGTAGAAAGCAAAATAAAATGGCCAAATGATATAATACTAAACAATAAAAAAGTGTGTGGAATATTGACAGAGATGAGTTCAGAAATTGACAAAATAAACTATGTGATAATAGGAATTGGAGTCAATGTAAATTGTGACAATTTCCCTGAAGAATTAAAAGGCAAAGCCACTTCCTTGTACTTAGAAACCAACTCTAAAGTTGATAGGAAAAAACTTACCGCCAGCATTTTGAATAACCTGGAATTTTATTATAATGCATATCTACAAAAAGGCTTTGAATACATAAGGCCTATATGCATTGAAAAATCCATAACAATAGGAAGGCAGATAAAAGTCATTGCCAATGAGGGTGAAATTGAAGGAAAAGCTGTCACTATTGACAATAATGGAAGTTTGGTAGTAGAGACTAAAGAGGGCAAAAGACTTAGTATTATGTCAGGAGATGTGTCTGTAAGGGGGTTACTGGATTATGTTTAA
- the uvrC gene encoding excinuclease ABC subunit UvrC, which produces MNIEEKLKLLPEKPGVYIMKDKSGKIIYVGKAVVLKNRVRQYFQNKENQLPKVKVMLSHVEDFEYIVTDTELEALMLECNLIKKYKPKYNILLKDDKNYPYIKVTVNEEYPRIMFTRRIEPDGAKYFGPYSSAFAVRETIKLVRKMFPVRTCNRNIEKDIGKVRECLYYHIGLCSAPCTNKINKEDYRKLVDQAVLFLDGKRDWLIQKLKEDMQKAAEELRFEEAARIRDQIFAIERTSEKQKVVSVGEDEQDIISMARSVDISCIQVFFVRHGKLSGREHYYMKNTEGMERGEIISSFIKQFYEGAPYIPKEIITDVELDERELLSEWLSQKRGNKVFITIPVRGKKKELVDMVYQNALEALKNDISIREEISKDQAVLELSNLVGLDYAKRIEAYDISNTRGQDNVGSMVVFVDGKPKKSQYRKFNIKYVEGQDDYESMREVIERRFLHGIQEKELIEKGELKEDKAKFAEMPDLIFVDGGIGHVNAVMQVLSGFGIFIPVYGMVKDSKHRTRGLVSPQGEIDIPMTTKAFRLVAQIQEEAHRFAITFHKEKQSKRFKSELLNIPGIGEKRAKALYDAFKSIEEIKRASVEDLKKVEGMNEKAAQAVYEYFRK; this is translated from the coding sequence ATGAACATAGAAGAGAAATTAAAACTTTTGCCTGAAAAACCTGGTGTTTATATAATGAAAGACAAAAGTGGCAAAATAATTTATGTGGGTAAAGCGGTAGTTCTCAAAAACAGAGTGAGGCAGTATTTTCAAAACAAAGAAAATCAATTGCCAAAAGTAAAAGTAATGCTTTCTCATGTGGAAGACTTTGAGTACATTGTTACTGATACTGAACTTGAAGCTTTAATGTTGGAATGTAACTTAATTAAAAAGTATAAGCCTAAGTATAATATATTATTAAAAGATGACAAAAATTACCCCTATATTAAAGTTACAGTAAATGAAGAGTATCCCCGCATAATGTTTACAAGAAGAATTGAGCCAGATGGGGCTAAATATTTTGGCCCTTATAGCAGTGCCTTTGCAGTGAGGGAGACTATAAAACTTGTCAGAAAAATGTTTCCAGTAAGGACATGTAACAGAAATATTGAAAAGGACATTGGTAAAGTTAGAGAATGTCTCTATTACCACATAGGATTGTGTTCTGCTCCTTGCACTAACAAAATAAATAAAGAAGATTATAGAAAATTAGTTGATCAGGCAGTTCTCTTTCTTGATGGAAAGAGGGATTGGCTCATACAAAAACTTAAAGAAGACATGCAAAAAGCGGCGGAAGAATTGAGGTTCGAGGAAGCGGCGAGGATTAGAGACCAGATTTTTGCTATTGAAAGGACATCAGAAAAACAAAAAGTGGTATCAGTAGGAGAAGATGAACAGGATATAATTTCAATGGCTCGAAGTGTGGATATTTCCTGTATACAGGTATTTTTTGTGCGACACGGAAAACTAAGTGGCAGAGAACATTATTATATGAAAAATACTGAGGGAATGGAAAGAGGAGAAATAATCTCTTCCTTTATAAAGCAATTTTATGAAGGTGCTCCTTACATTCCCAAAGAAATAATAACTGATGTGGAATTAGACGAAAGAGAGCTTCTCAGTGAATGGTTATCACAAAAGAGAGGCAACAAAGTTTTTATAACAATTCCTGTAAGAGGTAAGAAAAAAGAACTGGTGGATATGGTTTATCAAAATGCTTTAGAAGCCCTTAAGAATGACATATCAATAAGAGAGGAAATTTCAAAAGACCAGGCTGTATTAGAACTTTCTAATTTAGTGGGGCTTGATTACGCTAAGAGAATTGAAGCCTATGATATTTCAAACACAAGAGGTCAAGACAATGTAGGGTCTATGGTGGTGTTTGTAGATGGAAAGCCAAAGAAAAGTCAGTACAGGAAGTTTAACATAAAATATGTAGAGGGACAAGACGATTATGAGAGTATGAGAGAGGTAATAGAAAGGCGTTTTTTGCACGGTATTCAAGAAAAAGAGCTTATTGAAAAAGGTGAACTTAAAGAGGATAAGGCAAAATTTGCTGAAATGCCAGATTTAATATTTGTAGATGGTGGCATAGGGCATGTAAATGCTGTAATGCAGGTGTTAAGTGGCTTTGGCATTTTTATTCCTGTTTATGGTATGGTAAAAGATTCAAAACACAGGACTCGAGGTCTTGTATCACCTCAAGGTGAAATTGACATACCTATGACTACAAAAGCTTTTCGCCTGGTTGCTCAAATACAAGAAGAGGCTCATAGGTTTGCTATAACTTTCCACAAAGAAAAGCAAAGCAAAAGATTTAAAAGCGAACTTCTCAATATCCCCGGCATAGGTGAAAAAAGAGCAAAAGCCTTATATGATGCCTTCAAGTCTATAGAAGAAATAAAAAGGGCAAGTGTGGAGGACCTTAAAAAAGTGGAAGGAATGAATGAAAAAGCTGCTCAAGCTGTATATGAATATTTTAGGAAATAA
- a CDS encoding peptidoglycan D,D-transpeptidase FtsI family protein: MSNLNRNIKILFWFFSVLFFGLIAYLTYFQIYERDKLITSSYSVYNRRLIEQEKKILRGSILDRNGTVLAKSVFVDGSQKREYLDGPAFAQVIGYSRRIYQQGNAGIEKAYDKELLGMVGNDPMTILRKLVLAKGQVGDDVYLTIDKTLQDLAYKEMEGKKGAVVALNPKTGEILAMVSTPSYDPNTLGENWKEIMTSPDNVVLNRATQGLYPPGSVFKIVTTAAVLTYEPELYNKTFDCKGYIIVDGNRINDFGGIAHGIEDFKQAFYRSCNSFFIQIGLDLGSENLQSMAYNFGLDKRVPLEIDTAKNYFPPIEGKVALAETSIGQGKILVTPLTMALVASAVANDGVIMKPYLMRYVADPISGTVIEKSTPSQYLNPISKKVADTIKQLMIGAVNDKEGTGKAAQIPGITVAGKTGTAENPHGAPHAWFVGFAPAENPQIVVSVIVENGGEGGKVAAPIARDIIRSYLTK, translated from the coding sequence ATGTCCAACTTAAATCGCAATATTAAAATTTTGTTTTGGTTTTTTTCTGTACTTTTTTTCGGACTAATTGCCTATTTAACTTATTTCCAAATATATGAAAGAGATAAATTAATTACTAGTTCTTATAGTGTTTACAATCGAAGACTTATAGAACAAGAAAAAAAGATATTGCGAGGTAGTATTTTGGACAGAAATGGGACTGTACTTGCAAAAAGCGTGTTTGTAGATGGTTCACAAAAGAGAGAATACCTAGATGGGCCTGCTTTTGCGCAAGTAATAGGGTATAGTCGCAGAATATATCAACAAGGGAATGCGGGAATAGAGAAAGCTTATGACAAAGAATTACTTGGGATGGTAGGAAATGACCCGATGACTATTCTAAGAAAATTGGTTTTAGCAAAAGGACAGGTAGGAGATGATGTATATTTGACAATAGATAAAACTCTTCAAGACCTTGCTTATAAAGAGATGGAAGGAAAAAAAGGAGCAGTGGTGGCTTTAAATCCTAAAACAGGGGAAATCTTAGCCATGGTCTCTACCCCTTCTTATGACCCTAATACTTTAGGGGAGAATTGGAAAGAAATAATGACAAGCCCAGATAACGTGGTTTTAAATAGAGCTACACAAGGTTTGTATCCCCCTGGTTCTGTCTTTAAAATTGTAACTACTGCAGCAGTTTTGACATATGAACCTGAGTTATATAACAAGACTTTTGATTGCAAAGGATATATAATTGTGGATGGCAACAGGATAAATGATTTTGGAGGCATTGCTCATGGAATAGAGGATTTTAAACAAGCTTTTTATAGGTCTTGCAATTCCTTTTTTATACAGATAGGTTTAGATTTAGGCAGTGAAAATTTACAGTCAATGGCATATAATTTTGGGTTGGATAAGAGAGTTCCTTTAGAAATAGATACAGCAAAAAATTATTTTCCTCCTATTGAAGGGAAAGTTGCTTTAGCAGAAACTTCTATAGGACAGGGTAAAATCCTTGTAACACCTCTTACAATGGCATTGGTTGCTTCTGCCGTTGCAAATGATGGGGTTATAATGAAACCCTATTTGATGAGATACGTGGCAGATCCTATTTCAGGTACAGTCATTGAAAAGAGCACTCCTTCGCAGTATTTGAATCCTATATCAAAAAAAGTGGCAGATACTATTAAACAATTGATGATAGGCGCAGTTAACGATAAAGAGGGGACAGGTAAAGCTGCACAAATTCCTGGTATTACAGTTGCAGGCAAAACTGGGACTGCAGAAAATCCTCACGGTGCTCCCCATGCGTGGTTTGTAGGTTTTGCACCTGCCGAAAATCCACAAATTGTCGTAAGTGTAATAGTTGAAAATGGTGGTGAAGGTGGGAAAGTAGCAGCACCTATAGCAAGAGATATAATAAGATCTTATTTAACTAAATGA
- a CDS encoding FtsW/RodA/SpoVE family cell cycle protein has protein sequence MEEYIKTGSKAMKNVFWIFVIAFALLFIHNKPKGFDTIYFTLAFPILIYIVYYLHVRLFPLGEIQFIILTSFLTEMGLIMIYRVAPDLLIKQIVWIAIGFLLYFISSYISKYYDLLYKLKYGEAIYIALTIALLGSTLIFGREIGGAKNWLTFDGIYVQPAELAKIIYIIFLAKYLCTRRETKDIIILGLITLAIVGIFVLEKDLGMAFLFYATTVLLIFVSTSNLLYTAVGIGLFVLGGIISYFLFWHVRVRIEAWLNPWMDVPGKTYQIVQSLFAIAAGGFFGTGLGMGHPEYIPVVATDFIFSAISEEFGLLGAIAIILVYFVIMYRGIKVALNAKDEFGVLVAAGLISMFSLQVFTIIGGVIKFIPLTGVTLPFVSYGGSSMVTSFVTLGMLNGIALKEEQQDVQLKSQY, from the coding sequence ATGGAAGAATATATAAAAACTGGATCTAAAGCTATGAAAAATGTTTTTTGGATATTTGTGATAGCTTTTGCATTGCTTTTTATACACAATAAGCCCAAAGGCTTTGACACTATATACTTTACCTTAGCTTTTCCGATATTGATATATATTGTATATTATTTGCATGTAAGATTGTTTCCTTTGGGTGAGATCCAATTTATCATTTTAACTTCTTTTTTGACAGAAATGGGGCTTATAATGATATATAGAGTTGCACCAGATTTGCTCATAAAACAGATTGTTTGGATTGCAATAGGATTTTTACTTTACTTCATTTCCTCATATATTTCAAAATACTACGATTTACTTTATAAACTCAAATATGGGGAAGCTATTTACATTGCACTTACAATAGCACTACTGGGCTCAACATTAATTTTTGGAAGAGAGATAGGTGGTGCTAAAAACTGGCTTACTTTTGACGGCATATATGTTCAGCCAGCTGAACTTGCTAAGATAATATATATAATTTTTTTGGCAAAATATTTGTGCACCAGGAGAGAAACAAAAGACATAATTATTTTAGGATTAATAACTCTTGCAATTGTAGGAATATTTGTATTAGAAAAAGACTTAGGGATGGCGTTTTTATTTTATGCTACTACAGTATTATTAATTTTTGTCTCTACTTCTAATCTATTGTACACAGCAGTAGGGATTGGGCTATTTGTTTTAGGAGGCATAATATCCTACTTTTTGTTTTGGCACGTAAGAGTAAGAATTGAGGCATGGTTGAATCCTTGGATGGATGTACCGGGGAAGACATATCAAATTGTACAATCCCTTTTCGCCATTGCTGCAGGAGGCTTTTTTGGCACAGGGCTCGGTATGGGGCATCCAGAGTATATACCGGTTGTGGCAACTGACTTCATATTTTCTGCTATTAGTGAAGAATTTGGACTTTTAGGTGCTATAGCCATAATTCTTGTGTATTTTGTTATAATGTATAGAGGGATTAAAGTAGCACTAAATGCTAAAGACGAGTTTGGTGTATTAGTAGCTGCAGGCCTTATTTCAATGTTTAGTTTACAAGTTTTTACTATAATTGGTGGTGTCATAAAATTCATACCTCTGACAGGGGTAACCCTTCCCTTTGTAAGTTATGGTGGTAGTTCTATGGTGACGAGTTTTGTGACATTGGGCATGCTCAATGGCATAGCTCTTAAGGAGGAGCAACAGGATGTCCAACTTAAATCGCAATATTAA
- a CDS encoding FHA domain-containing protein: MYYAIASQILKYVLIFLIYLFLYRVFKIVYMDIKGARYERQITSAKLSFLNGERTFNLFEVTTIGRSEECDIVIESPYVSARHAIIRKRGKRFYIQDLNSTNGTFVNGKRIKRIAKITNNDVITLGDVELKFIL, from the coding sequence ATGTATTATGCCATAGCTTCTCAGATATTAAAATATGTCCTTATTTTTCTCATCTACCTGTTTTTATACAGGGTTTTTAAAATAGTGTATATGGACATAAAAGGGGCAAGATATGAGAGGCAAATAACCTCTGCAAAACTTTCTTTTTTAAATGGAGAAAGGACTTTTAATCTTTTTGAAGTTACTACTATAGGAAGGTCGGAGGAATGCGATATAGTAATTGAAAGCCCTTATGTGTCTGCACGGCATGCTATCATACGAAAGAGGGGCAAAAGGTTTTATATACAAGATTTAAACAGTACAAATGGCACTTTTGTAAATGGTAAGAGAATAAAAAGAATTGCCAAAATAACAAATAATGATGTAATTACTTTAGGAGATGTTGAACTCAAATTTATTTTATAG